One genomic region from Lynx canadensis isolate LIC74 chromosome E1, mLynCan4.pri.v2, whole genome shotgun sequence encodes:
- the TMEM94 gene encoding transmembrane protein 94 isoform X13 — translation MDLKEKHVGEPPLALGLSTRKALSILKEQLEAVLEGHLKEQKKCLTWKEMWRSSFLHHSNRCSCFHWPGASLMLLAVLLLLGCHGGQPAGSHGAELVSASALCLLLLLNLILIGRQDRLKRREVERRLRGIIDQIQDALRDGKEIKWPDAMYPDLHMPFAPSWSLHWAYRDGHLVNLPVSLLVEGDIIALRPGQESFASLRGIKDDEHIVLEPGDLFPPFSPPPSPRGEVKKGPQNPQQHRLFRVLETPVIDNIRWCLDMALSRPVTALDNERFTVQSVMLHYAVPVVLAGFLITNALRFMLNAPGVTSWQYTLLQLQVNGVLPVLPLLFPALWVLATACGEARVLAQMSKASPSSLLAKFSEDTLSSYTEAVSSQEMLRCIWGHFLRVIQGTSPTLSHSSSLLHSLGSVTVLCCVDKQGILSWPNPSPETVLFFSGKVEPPHSSHEDLTDDLSTRSFCHPEPHERDALLAGSLNTSLHLSNEQERGDWPGDGPKPPEFYSHHKAHGRSKHPSGSNVSFSRDTEGGEEEPGKAQPGLEGEPYEAEDFVCDYHLEMLSLSQDQQNPSCIQFDDSNWQLHLTSLKPLGLNVLLNLCNASVTERLCRFSDHLCNIALQESHSAVLPVHVPWGLCELARLIGFTPGAKELFKQENHLALYRLPSAEMVKETSLGRLSCVTKRRPPLSHMISLFIKDTTTSTEQMLSHGTADVVLEACTDFWDGADIYPLSGSDRKKVLDFYQRACLSGYCSAFAYKPMSCALSSQLNGKCIELVQAPGQSSIFTMCELPSTVPIKLSTRRNSWSSDEGIGEVLEKEDCMQALSGQIFMGMVSSQYQARLDIVRLIDGLVNACIRFVYFSLEDELKSKVFAEKMGLETGWNCHISLTPNGDMPGSEIPPSSPSHAGSLHDDLNQVSRDDAEGLLLMEEEGHSDLISFQPTDSDLPSFLEDCNRAKLPRGIHQVRPHLQNIDNVPLLVPLFTDCTPETMCEMIKIMQEYGEVTCCLGSSANLRNSCLFLQSDISIALDPLYPSRCSWETFGYATSTSMAQASDGLSPLQLSGQLNSLPCSLTFRQEETISIIRLIEQARHATYGIRKCFLFLLQCQLTLVVIQFLSCLVQLPPLLSTTDILWLSCFCYPLLSISLLGKPPHSSIMSMATGKNLQSIPKKTQHYFLLCFLLKFSLTVSSCLICFGFTLQSFCDSSQARNLTNCSSIMLRSHADTAPAWFDDFANGLLTAQKLTAALTVLHTVFISITHVHRTKPLWRKSPLTNLWWAVTVPVVLLGQVGQTAVDLQLWTHRDSRVHFGLEDVPLLTWLLGCLSLVLVVVTNEIVKLHEIRVRVRYQKRQKLQFETKLGMNSPF, via the exons ATGGATCTGAAGGAGAAGCACGTG GGCGAGCCACCCTTGGCCCTGGGCCTGTCCACCCGGAAGGCCCTCAGCATCCTGAAGGAGCAGCTCGAGGCGGTGCTGGAAGGACACctgaaggaacagaagaaatgtCTCACGTGGAAG GAGATGTGGAGAAGCAGCTTCCTGCACCACAGTAACCGCTGCTCCTGCTTCCACTGGCCGGGCGCCTCACTCATGCTGCTGgcggtgctgctgctgctgggctgCCACGGGGGCCAGCCGGCGGGCAG CCACGGGGCCGAGCTGGTGAGCGCCTCGGCGCTGTGCCTCCTGCTCCTTCTCAACCTCATCCTCATCGGGCGGCAAGATCGGCTGAAGCGCAGGGAGGTAGAGCGGAGGCTCCGAGGGATCATTGACCAAATCCAAG ATGCGCTCAGGGATGGCAAGGAGATCAAGTGGCCGGATGCCATGTACCCAGACCTCCACATGCCCTTTGCACCATCCTGGTCCCTGCACTGGGCGTACAGAGATGGACATCTGGTCAACCTGCCAGTTAGCCTGTTGGTGGAAGGAGACATCATAGCTCTGAGGCCCGGCCAGGAATCGTTCGCCTCTCTGAGGGGGATCAAG GATGATGAACACATTGTCTTAGAGCCGGGAGACctgtttccccctttctctccacccccttcccccagggGAGAAGTGAAGAAAGGGCCACAGAACCCCCAGCAGCACAGACTCTTCCGTGTCCTTGAGACCCCTGTGATTGACAACATCAG GTGGTGCCTGGACATGGCCCTGTCCCGCCCAGTCACTGCTCTGGACAACGAGCGGTTCACGGTGCAGTCGGTGATGTTGCACTACGCTGTGCCTGTGGTCCTG GCCGGCTTCCTCATCACCAATGCCCTGCGCTTTATGCTGAATGCCCCTGGGGTCACGTCCTGGCAGTACACCCTCCTCCAGCTACAG GTGAACGGCGTCCTGCCCGTCCTCCCCCTGCTCTTTCCAGCCCTCTGGGTTCTGGCGACCGCCTGTGGAGAAGCCCGCGTCCTGGCTCAGATGAGCAAGGCCTCTCCCAGCTCCTTG CTGGCCAAGTTCTCGGAGGACACTCTCAGCAGCTATACAGAAGCCGTCTCCTCTCAG GAAATGCTACGCTGCATTTGGGGTCACTTCCTGCGGGTGATCCAGGGGACGTCGCCGACGCTGAGCCATAGTTCCAGCCTGTTGCACAGCTTGGGCTCTGTCACG GTCCTATGCTGTGTGGACAAACAGGGGATCCTGTCGTGGCCAAACCCCAGCCCGGAGACCGTGTTGTTCTTCAGTGGGAAGGTGGAGCCCCCACACAGCAGCCACGAGGACCTAACAGATGACCTGTCCACCCGCTCCTTCTGCCACCCCGAG CCCCACGAACGAGATGCCCTCCTGGCTGGCTCCCTGAACACTTCCCTGCACCTTTCCAATGAGCAGGAACGCGGTGACTGGCCCGGTGACGGTCCCAAGCCCCCTGAATTCTACTCTCACCACAAAGCACACGGCCGCAGCAAACACCCATCCGGCTCCAATGTGAGCTTCAGCAGGGACACAGAGGGTGGTGAAGAAGAGCCTGGCAAG GCCCAGCCCGGGCTGGAGGGCGAGCCGTACGAAGCGGAGGACTTTGTGTGTGACTACCACCTGGAGATGCTGAGCCTGTCACAGGACCAGCAGAACCCCTCCTGCATCCAGTTCGATGACTCCAACTGGCAGCTGCACCTTACCTCCCTGAAGCCCCTGGGTCTCAACGTGCTGCTGAACTTGTGTAACGCCAGCGTCACGGAGCGGCTGTGCCGGTTCTCAGACCACCTGTGCAACATCGCCCTGCAGGAGAGCCACAGCGCCGTCCTGCCCGTGCACGTACCCTGGGGCCTCTGCGAGCTGGCCCGCCTCATAG GCTTCACTCCTGGGGCCAAGGAGCTCTTCAAACAGGAAAACCACCTTGCACTCTACCGCCTCCCCAGTGCCGAGATGGTGAAGGAAACCTCGCTGGGAAGGCTCTCCTGTGTCACCAAGCGGCGCCCCCCCCTCAGCCACATGATCAGCCTCTTCATCAAGGACACCACCACCA gTACAGAACAGATGCTGTCCCATGGCACGGCGGACGTGGTCTTAGAGGCCTGCACAGACTTCTGGGACGGGGCCGACATCTACCCTCTTTCGGGTTCTGACAG AAAGAAAGTGCTGGATTTCTACCAGCGAGCCTGCTTGTCTGGCTACTGCTCTGCCTTTGCCTACAAGCCCATGAGCTGCGCCCTGTCCTCTCAACTCAACGGCAAGTGCATTGAGCTGGTGCAGGCGCCTGGCCAAAGCAGCATCTTCACCATGTGCGAGCTGCCCAGCACTGTCCCCATCAAGCTCAGCACCCGCCGCAACAGCTGGAGCTCTGACG AAGGGATCGGGGAGGTGCTGGAGAAGGAAGACTGTATGCAGGCCCTGAGCGGCCAGATCTTCATGGGCATGGTGTCCTCCCAGTACCAGGCCCGGCTGGACATCGTGCGCCTCATCGACGGGCTGGTCAATGCCTGCATCCGCTTCGTCTACTTCTCTTTGGAGGATGAGCTCAAAAGCAAG GTGTTTGCAGAAAAGATGGGCCTGGAGACAGGTTGGAACTGCCACATCTCTCTCACGCCCAATGGGGACATGCCTGGCTCTGAGATCCCCCCCTCCAGCCCTAGCCATGCTGGCTCCCTGCATGATGACCTGAATCAGG TGTCCCGAGACGATGCAGAAGGGCTCCTTCTGATGGAGGAGGAGGGTCACTCTGACCTCATTAGCTTCCAGCCGACAGACAGTGACCTCCCCAGCTTCCTGGAGGACTGCAACCGG GCCAAGCTGCCCCGAGGCATCCACCAGGTGCGTCCCCACCTGCAGAACATTGACAACGTGCCCCTGCTAGTGCCCCTGTTCACCGACTGTACCCCCGAGA ccaTGTGTGAGATGATCAAGATCATGCAGGAATATGGGGAGGTGACCTGCTGCCTGGGCAGCTCTGCCAACCTCAGGAACAGTTGCCTTTTCCTCCAGAGCGACATCAG CATCGCCCTGGATCCCCTGTACCCGTCCCGCTGCTCCTGGGAGACCTTTGGCTACGCCACCAGCACCAGCATGGCCCAGGCCTCGGATGGCCTTTCTCCCCTGCAGCTCTCAGGGCAGCTCAACAGCCTGCCCTGCTCCCTGACATTTCGCCAGGAAGAGACCATCAGCATCATCCGGCTCATTGAGCAG GCTCGGCACGCCACCTACGGCATTCGCAAGTGCTTCCTCTTCCTGCTGCAATGCCAGTTGACTCTGGTGGTCATCCAG TTCCTGTCTTGTCTGGTTCAGCTGCCACCGCTGCTGAGTACCACTGACATCCTGTGGCTGTCCTGCTTTTGCTACCCTCTGCTCAG CATCTCTCTGCTGGGAAAGCCCCCGCATAGCTCCATCATGTCTATGGCCACGGGGAAGAACCTTCAGTCCATTCCTAAGAAG ACCCAGCACTACTTCCTGCTCTGCTTCTTGCTCAAATTCAGCCTCACCGTCAGCTCGTGCCTCATCTGCTTTGGCTTCACGCTGCAGAGCTTCTGTGACAGCTCCCAGGCCCGCAACCTCACCAACTGCTCCTCCATCATGCTGCGCAG TCACGCCGACACAGCTCCAGCCTGGTTTGACGACTTTGCCAACGGGCTGCTGACGGCCCAGAAGCTCACGGCGGCCCTGACCGTCCTGCACACGG TCTTCATTTCTATCACCCACGTGCATCGCACCAAGCCCCTGTGGAGAAAGAGCCCCTTGACAAACCTCTGGTGGGCCGTGACGGTGCCCGTGGT CCTGCTGGGGCAGGTGGGCCAGACGGCAGTGGACCTACAGCTGTGGACGCACAGGGACAGCCGTGTCCACTTTGGCCTGGAGGACGTGCCTCTGCTGACATGGCTCCTGGGCTGCCTCTCCCTGGTCCTTGTGGTGGTCACCAACGAGATCGTGAAGCTGCATGAGATTCG GGTCCGGGTTCGCTACCAGAAGCGACAGAAACTGCAGTTTGAAACGAAGCTGGGCATGAACTCCCCCTTCTGA
- the TMEM94 gene encoding transmembrane protein 94 isoform X12, with the protein MDLKEKHVGEPPLALGLSTRKALSILKEQLEAVLEGHLKEQKKCLTWKEMWRSSFLHHSNRCSCFHWPGASLMLLAVLLLLGCHGGQPAGSHGAELVSASALCLLLLLNLILIGRQDRLKRREVERRLRGIIDQIQDALRDGKEIKWPDAMYPDLHMPFAPSWSLHWAYRDGHLVNLPVSLLVEGDIIALRPGQESFASLRGIKDDEHIVLEPGDLFPPFSPPPSPRGEVKKGPQNPQQHRLFRVLETPVIDNIRWCLDMALSRPVTALDNERFTVQSVMLHYAVPVVLAGFLITNALRFMLNAPGVTSWQYTLLQLQVNGVLPVLPLLFPALWVLATACGEARVLAQMSKASPSSLLAKFSEDTLSSYTEAVSSQEMLRCIWGHFLRVIQGTSPTLSHSSSLLHSLGSVTVLCCVDKQGILSWPNPSPETVLFFSGKVEPPHSSHEDLTDDLSTRSFCHPEVEEEPHERDALLAGSLNTSLHLSNEQERGDWPGDGPKPPEFYSHHKAHGRSKHPSGSNVSFSRDTEGGEEEPGKAQPGLEGEPYEAEDFVCDYHLEMLSLSQDQQNPSCIQFDDSNWQLHLTSLKPLGLNVLLNLCNASVTERLCRFSDHLCNIALQESHSAVLPVHVPWGLCELARLIGFTPGAKELFKQENHLALYRLPSAEMVKETSLGRLSCVTKRRPPLSHMISLFIKDTTTSTEQMLSHGTADVVLEACTDFWDGADIYPLSGSDRKKVLDFYQRACLSGYCSAFAYKPMSCALSSQLNGKCIELVQAPGQSSIFTMCELPSTVPIKLSTRRNSWSSDEGIGEVLEKEDCMQALSGQIFMGMVSSQYQARLDIVRLIDGLVNACIRFVYFSLEDELKSKVFAEKMGLETGWNCHISLTPNGDMPGSEIPPSSPSHAGSLHDDLNQVSRDDAEGLLLMEEEGHSDLISFQPTDSDLPSFLEDCNRAKLPRGIHQVRPHLQNIDNVPLLVPLFTDCTPETMCEMIKIMQEYGEVTCCLGSSANLRNSCLFLQSDISIALDPLYPSRCSWETFGYATSTSMAQASDGLSPLQLSGQLNSLPCSLTFRQEETISIIRLIEQARHATYGIRKCFLFLLQCQLTLVVIQFLSCLVQLPPLLSTTDILWLSCFCYPLLSISLLGKPPHSSIMSMATGKNLQSIPKKTQHYFLLCFLLKFSLTVSSCLICFGFTLQSFCDSSQARNLTNCSSIMLRSHADTAPAWFDDFANGLLTAQKLTAALTVLHTVFISITHVHRTKPLWRKSPLTNLWWAVTVPVVLLGQVGQTAVDLQLWTHRDSRVHFGLEDVPLLTWLLGCLSLVLVVVTNEIVKLHEIRVRVRYQKRQKLQFETKLGMNSPF; encoded by the exons ATGGATCTGAAGGAGAAGCACGTG GGCGAGCCACCCTTGGCCCTGGGCCTGTCCACCCGGAAGGCCCTCAGCATCCTGAAGGAGCAGCTCGAGGCGGTGCTGGAAGGACACctgaaggaacagaagaaatgtCTCACGTGGAAG GAGATGTGGAGAAGCAGCTTCCTGCACCACAGTAACCGCTGCTCCTGCTTCCACTGGCCGGGCGCCTCACTCATGCTGCTGgcggtgctgctgctgctgggctgCCACGGGGGCCAGCCGGCGGGCAG CCACGGGGCCGAGCTGGTGAGCGCCTCGGCGCTGTGCCTCCTGCTCCTTCTCAACCTCATCCTCATCGGGCGGCAAGATCGGCTGAAGCGCAGGGAGGTAGAGCGGAGGCTCCGAGGGATCATTGACCAAATCCAAG ATGCGCTCAGGGATGGCAAGGAGATCAAGTGGCCGGATGCCATGTACCCAGACCTCCACATGCCCTTTGCACCATCCTGGTCCCTGCACTGGGCGTACAGAGATGGACATCTGGTCAACCTGCCAGTTAGCCTGTTGGTGGAAGGAGACATCATAGCTCTGAGGCCCGGCCAGGAATCGTTCGCCTCTCTGAGGGGGATCAAG GATGATGAACACATTGTCTTAGAGCCGGGAGACctgtttccccctttctctccacccccttcccccagggGAGAAGTGAAGAAAGGGCCACAGAACCCCCAGCAGCACAGACTCTTCCGTGTCCTTGAGACCCCTGTGATTGACAACATCAG GTGGTGCCTGGACATGGCCCTGTCCCGCCCAGTCACTGCTCTGGACAACGAGCGGTTCACGGTGCAGTCGGTGATGTTGCACTACGCTGTGCCTGTGGTCCTG GCCGGCTTCCTCATCACCAATGCCCTGCGCTTTATGCTGAATGCCCCTGGGGTCACGTCCTGGCAGTACACCCTCCTCCAGCTACAG GTGAACGGCGTCCTGCCCGTCCTCCCCCTGCTCTTTCCAGCCCTCTGGGTTCTGGCGACCGCCTGTGGAGAAGCCCGCGTCCTGGCTCAGATGAGCAAGGCCTCTCCCAGCTCCTTG CTGGCCAAGTTCTCGGAGGACACTCTCAGCAGCTATACAGAAGCCGTCTCCTCTCAG GAAATGCTACGCTGCATTTGGGGTCACTTCCTGCGGGTGATCCAGGGGACGTCGCCGACGCTGAGCCATAGTTCCAGCCTGTTGCACAGCTTGGGCTCTGTCACG GTCCTATGCTGTGTGGACAAACAGGGGATCCTGTCGTGGCCAAACCCCAGCCCGGAGACCGTGTTGTTCTTCAGTGGGAAGGTGGAGCCCCCACACAGCAGCCACGAGGACCTAACAGATGACCTGTCCACCCGCTCCTTCTGCCACCCCGAGGTAGAGGAGGAG CCCCACGAACGAGATGCCCTCCTGGCTGGCTCCCTGAACACTTCCCTGCACCTTTCCAATGAGCAGGAACGCGGTGACTGGCCCGGTGACGGTCCCAAGCCCCCTGAATTCTACTCTCACCACAAAGCACACGGCCGCAGCAAACACCCATCCGGCTCCAATGTGAGCTTCAGCAGGGACACAGAGGGTGGTGAAGAAGAGCCTGGCAAG GCCCAGCCCGGGCTGGAGGGCGAGCCGTACGAAGCGGAGGACTTTGTGTGTGACTACCACCTGGAGATGCTGAGCCTGTCACAGGACCAGCAGAACCCCTCCTGCATCCAGTTCGATGACTCCAACTGGCAGCTGCACCTTACCTCCCTGAAGCCCCTGGGTCTCAACGTGCTGCTGAACTTGTGTAACGCCAGCGTCACGGAGCGGCTGTGCCGGTTCTCAGACCACCTGTGCAACATCGCCCTGCAGGAGAGCCACAGCGCCGTCCTGCCCGTGCACGTACCCTGGGGCCTCTGCGAGCTGGCCCGCCTCATAG GCTTCACTCCTGGGGCCAAGGAGCTCTTCAAACAGGAAAACCACCTTGCACTCTACCGCCTCCCCAGTGCCGAGATGGTGAAGGAAACCTCGCTGGGAAGGCTCTCCTGTGTCACCAAGCGGCGCCCCCCCCTCAGCCACATGATCAGCCTCTTCATCAAGGACACCACCACCA gTACAGAACAGATGCTGTCCCATGGCACGGCGGACGTGGTCTTAGAGGCCTGCACAGACTTCTGGGACGGGGCCGACATCTACCCTCTTTCGGGTTCTGACAG AAAGAAAGTGCTGGATTTCTACCAGCGAGCCTGCTTGTCTGGCTACTGCTCTGCCTTTGCCTACAAGCCCATGAGCTGCGCCCTGTCCTCTCAACTCAACGGCAAGTGCATTGAGCTGGTGCAGGCGCCTGGCCAAAGCAGCATCTTCACCATGTGCGAGCTGCCCAGCACTGTCCCCATCAAGCTCAGCACCCGCCGCAACAGCTGGAGCTCTGACG AAGGGATCGGGGAGGTGCTGGAGAAGGAAGACTGTATGCAGGCCCTGAGCGGCCAGATCTTCATGGGCATGGTGTCCTCCCAGTACCAGGCCCGGCTGGACATCGTGCGCCTCATCGACGGGCTGGTCAATGCCTGCATCCGCTTCGTCTACTTCTCTTTGGAGGATGAGCTCAAAAGCAAG GTGTTTGCAGAAAAGATGGGCCTGGAGACAGGTTGGAACTGCCACATCTCTCTCACGCCCAATGGGGACATGCCTGGCTCTGAGATCCCCCCCTCCAGCCCTAGCCATGCTGGCTCCCTGCATGATGACCTGAATCAGG TGTCCCGAGACGATGCAGAAGGGCTCCTTCTGATGGAGGAGGAGGGTCACTCTGACCTCATTAGCTTCCAGCCGACAGACAGTGACCTCCCCAGCTTCCTGGAGGACTGCAACCGG GCCAAGCTGCCCCGAGGCATCCACCAGGTGCGTCCCCACCTGCAGAACATTGACAACGTGCCCCTGCTAGTGCCCCTGTTCACCGACTGTACCCCCGAGA ccaTGTGTGAGATGATCAAGATCATGCAGGAATATGGGGAGGTGACCTGCTGCCTGGGCAGCTCTGCCAACCTCAGGAACAGTTGCCTTTTCCTCCAGAGCGACATCAG CATCGCCCTGGATCCCCTGTACCCGTCCCGCTGCTCCTGGGAGACCTTTGGCTACGCCACCAGCACCAGCATGGCCCAGGCCTCGGATGGCCTTTCTCCCCTGCAGCTCTCAGGGCAGCTCAACAGCCTGCCCTGCTCCCTGACATTTCGCCAGGAAGAGACCATCAGCATCATCCGGCTCATTGAGCAG GCTCGGCACGCCACCTACGGCATTCGCAAGTGCTTCCTCTTCCTGCTGCAATGCCAGTTGACTCTGGTGGTCATCCAG TTCCTGTCTTGTCTGGTTCAGCTGCCACCGCTGCTGAGTACCACTGACATCCTGTGGCTGTCCTGCTTTTGCTACCCTCTGCTCAG CATCTCTCTGCTGGGAAAGCCCCCGCATAGCTCCATCATGTCTATGGCCACGGGGAAGAACCTTCAGTCCATTCCTAAGAAG ACCCAGCACTACTTCCTGCTCTGCTTCTTGCTCAAATTCAGCCTCACCGTCAGCTCGTGCCTCATCTGCTTTGGCTTCACGCTGCAGAGCTTCTGTGACAGCTCCCAGGCCCGCAACCTCACCAACTGCTCCTCCATCATGCTGCGCAG TCACGCCGACACAGCTCCAGCCTGGTTTGACGACTTTGCCAACGGGCTGCTGACGGCCCAGAAGCTCACGGCGGCCCTGACCGTCCTGCACACGG TCTTCATTTCTATCACCCACGTGCATCGCACCAAGCCCCTGTGGAGAAAGAGCCCCTTGACAAACCTCTGGTGGGCCGTGACGGTGCCCGTGGT CCTGCTGGGGCAGGTGGGCCAGACGGCAGTGGACCTACAGCTGTGGACGCACAGGGACAGCCGTGTCCACTTTGGCCTGGAGGACGTGCCTCTGCTGACATGGCTCCTGGGCTGCCTCTCCCTGGTCCTTGTGGTGGTCACCAACGAGATCGTGAAGCTGCATGAGATTCG GGTCCGGGTTCGCTACCAGAAGCGACAGAAACTGCAGTTTGAAACGAAGCTGGGCATGAACTCCCCCTTCTGA